The Vigna unguiculata cultivar IT97K-499-35 chromosome 11, ASM411807v1, whole genome shotgun sequence genomic sequence tagttcacttgacttaagccaacatgctaatctatgtttatttgctttgtaggttaattaggagtaagaaagcaatgctaggtggcacatggtgattggggagcataaatgatgtggaggagagagtaaagcaaaggcataaagcataaagaaaaaggcataaagcaagtgtacctatgtacctttggtctcctttgtttttagcacactatggccactttctagagacatatgagacacattcttggtctccttttgtcctagaacgaaattagccttgcacacaccatagctagctcttttgtctctcattttttgtaaccttatttgacctagtttctagaagctagggttaggtttttatagacacatccttaggtatcttttatttgcttagaggcccctaaactcttctatataaggggtgctcctagacatgtaaaagggttgaacattttgaagtaaaaacactcttgtgtctcaaccatttgtgagagtttcctccctagggagtgaatacttttaagccttatcttgcatagcaagtggcggcacacatccactcatcttcaaggttgccatggcttctagcctagccttgtagtggcgtgcttctcacatttttaccatttctttcctttccattttatgttttcttcttcctttaattgttcttggttttctatggtttatgtgctttccatttcctttttgttttgaatcaatccatcatcttcttctcttgagctttgtgaaaggaaccttcacatctagatagcttgctatcttaatgtccagtggggatttcacttaactttcttaatcaactcacaccatattcaataatcttaaaaaggaacaagttaatccttcatcacctaggctaggtcttcacatcttccttaaaccatgtaaagttcatcttgggccttgtatgtgcattggaggcccattcctcttgtatcctcctagccattgctcttgttgtgggtcccttggttagaggcatctcatcatcccctccctcttgagaacgatttgtcctcaaatatgaaatttctgcctcatcatctgtaccacctgcaaaaggtattaagtcagcaacattaaaggtggcatgtaCATCATATTCCTTaggcaactctagcctatatGCATTATCATTGACTCTTTTCAGtactttaaagggaccatcacctcgagggctaagtttagacttccttttcttaggaaatctatattttctaaggtgtagccacacccaatccccttcttcaaaaatcatttccctcttccccttattgttgtacttagcatacctctcggtttgttgttggatttgtcttttaatcctctcatgcattttcttaacaaaatcagattttgccaccctttctttatgaatgaaatcaaaagatgtaggaagtaGTAACAAATCCAtaggagtgagaggattaaagccataaacagcttcaaatggagagatcttagtagtcctatgaactactctacTGTAGGCAAAATCAATATGGGGAAGgtattcatcccaagatttgtggtttcctttcaaaattgcccttagcATAGTAGACAGAGatttattaacaacttcaattttcccattagtttgtgggtgacatgaagtagagaaattaagttTAGTTCCTAGCCTTGACCAAAGAGTTTTCCAAAAATGGCTAAGGAACTTAGTatctctatcagaaactatggtgtgaggtataccatgaagcttgaccacatctctaaagaaaagtcgagcaatgttgctagcatcatccactttgtggcagggtataaagtgtCTCATTTTGCTAAAAtgatctaccaccacaaaaatgaaatcaaaacccctttgtgttcttgggagtcctaagacaaaatctatacttatatcttcccaaggggttgaagcaacaggcaaaggggtgtataatccatgaggcattgttttagacttagattgtaagcatgaaatacatctattacaatgcctttggacatccttcctcttatggggccaaaagaatttctcttttaaaagacctaggttttttctaccccaaaatgacccattaatcccctttcatgtgtttcttgaacaaggagttttctttgtgaaccttgggaaatacaaatttttccttctttaaacaaatacctctcattcacatagaaacctccttgatGTCTTTTCATAAattcagcataagtagaggaaaactcagaatcttgattatacatttctggaatgtgatcaaatccaagaatttgggctcccaattttgaaaacaaagtgTGCCTTCTATACAAGGCATCAACCACCACATTatttttgcccttcttgtactttatcacataagaaaattgttccaagaattccatccacttcacatgtcttttattcagcttgtgttggcccttcaaatattttagcgactcatggtcactatgaatgacaaactctttggacacaaggtagtgttcccaagtttgaagagccctaactaaggcatacaattccttatcataggtgggatagttgagggaggcaccatgaagtttttcactgaaataagcaattaggtgccctccttgcaacaacacaacacctattcctacaccggatgcatcacactctagctcaaaggtttttgaaaattttggtaaagctagaatgggtgcattggtgagctTTTCCTTAAGTTGCTGAAAAGCAGACTCTTatttttcaccccaattaaaagatacatctttcttgacaagttcagggtgaagccaaagtagagaagttaggaacaaacctcctataaaagcttgtcaaaccatggaagctcctaacctctccaacatttttaggagtaagccattcttggatggcctttatttttgtagggtcaacatggaccccatttttatttactacaaaacctaagaaaataacACTATCTTCACAAAAAgtgcatttctctttatttgcaaacaaactatttaccctaaggatggtaaggacaaACCTtagatggtctatgtgctcatgcaagctcttgctatagatcaaaatgtcatcaaagtagacCACCACAAACgttcctatgcactctctaagaacgtgattcattagcctcatgaatgtgctaggtgcattagtaagcccaaagggcatcaccaaccactcatataatctaaatttggtcttaaaagcggttttccactcatcaccttctttgattcttatttggtgataaccactctttagatcaattttagaaaacatgagagACCCATGCAattcatcaagcatgtcatcaagcctaggaatgggatgcctatatttaatggtgatgttatttatggctctacaatcacaacacattctccatttcccatcctttttaggtactaacaaaacaggcacaacacaagggctaaggctcttttgaacccaacctttctccaacaactcttggacttgagactctatctcctttgtttcttgaggatttgtcctataggttggtctatttggtagactagccccaggcactaaatctatttgatgttcaattcttctaaagggaggaagcccAACAGGCCCTTCCTTAAGGAATATAttctcaaactctttcaaaagattttcaattttaggaggtagattctTAAGCTCAAGAGATGTGGCagtacatgtgagtgttcctttacacaacaggaggcatgaaggttgttcaaTATTGAAAACTTGATTTAAAGATTTCATGGTTAAAatgttctcattttgaatgaccttgggagaaggaacaccaatctctcccgCCTCAAATTCATCTTTATTTAGCTTTTGGACTTTTTGAGGACTTTTTTTTGTCctcatctttctctttttctcttttgttcttcatttgaagTTGATCCTCAGCCACTTATGATGGCAAAAGAGGATGAAGGACAAACTTTTTAGCCTTGTGAGTAAAGGTAATCTCGTTGGTGAGACCATTGTGCATGGTTTTCgtatcaaattgccaaggtctccCCAATAAGATatgacaagcttccataggtactacatcacatagcacactatcttcatattttccTATGGAAAACTTGACCTTTACTTGATGATTGACTGCCaaatccccatcttcattaagccaatgaagtttgtaagatTTTGGATGAGGTAAGACAGTCAAAGACAACTTGTCAACTAACCTAGTACTGCAGTAGTTACAACACGAGCCACTATCCACAattagagaacaagtgttttccaaaattttacaccttgtgtgaaatatgttctctctttgtgttagTGCTTGTGGACTAGGTTGATTGTTGAGGATCCTTTTAACCATCAAAAGGTCCACATCACAAGGGTGAGCATCTTCTATATTAGACTCATTGGATTCCTCACTTCCACTCTcactttcattttcatcatGGTTGTTATATCTATCAACACCCCTAAGagtcatggtctttttggtggggcattgagatgctaGTGGcctctaccaagacatttgaaacatttgatttcatttGTGCGAGTGTGTGATGATGCACTCCCCTCTTTGTCTTTACCTTTTCCTGGATTCCTAGGTGgctcttcctttttctcttctttcttaaaaTCCTTCTTAACATAAGAGTTAGTTTGAgcttgatttctttttgaaaaagattttctcaaattttggtgTTCTACCTTAATGCATATTTGCACCAAATCATTCAAATCTTGGTAAGGTAGAAGCTcaactctatctcttatatcaAGGTTTAAGCCACTTAAGAATCTAGAAATGGTAATGGACTCTTCCTCAATTATTCTCGCCCTCATCATAAGTAACTCCATTTTCTGCCTATATTCTTCCACATACATATTTCTTTgttggagtctttggagcttgttCATGAGCTCCCTATTGTAGTAGGAGGGAATGTGTCTCCTCCTAAGGGCTgacttaagatcattccaatattcAATTGAAGGTCCATTACTTCTTAGTCTCTCTTGGACTATagaagtccaccaatacatagcatacCCTTGAAAGCTTAGGGTAGCAAGAGGCACTTTCCTTTCTTCACTAacttgatggcaagcaaagagttgctcaaccttcatctcccaatccaaataagcttcaacatcatccttGCCTTGAAAGTGAGGCAAGTCTACTTTAACTTCTCTAAGAGTAGGGTCTTTTCTTTGTCTCCTAATGTGGGAAGGTTGTTGACAATATTCTCCTAATCTTAATCCTTCCTCTTCCCCATATATTGAAGCTCCACTTCTAGAACCTTTGCTAGAATTACTCCTACATTTTAGCTTATTATGGATTTTCTCGTCTCTTTTCTTTAAAGCTTTGATTTGTTCCTCCAAGAGACCAATTTGGCCATCTCTTTCCAATTGATCTTTCACCTTGTAAATTGCCTCTTATTGTCTCCATAGTTCAAGTGATTTGAGTTGTtgagaaacatgttttaaaCTATGAATTGAATCCTCATAATCACTTGCACTATGTAGGGAGGGTTGACTAGCCATGATTACTAAAAGCTAACTAAGAAATTCTAAAGAAGAAGTAAATAGCAAACTTCTTGAATTATCTTCCAAGAAAGAGAGgcgaatcacttggattgcttacttACCAAGTCTTTCCTTGCCAAAGTAATTCAAAGAATATTGCACAAAACTTCTAAAATAGAATTAGACACACACTAACAATtaagcaacaaaaaaaaaagatttggagtctaactatgcggcctacTTTGGTGAGGCTTGATGTTGCAAGACACACTCACCGTCTACAAGcgcttttactatttaagaagGTTCTAATTAAGAGATGAGAGAACACCTAAGGCTCCCCCAAGACACTTAATTAGTCCAAAGAGATACAATAAAGAAAACTTGAACAAATACAACTCAAATGAATACAATCACAAATTTGCGTAAACTTTAAAAGTCTTCAAGTGTTTCACTccactcttttctttcttcttttgtctcactcaagtgtttgctttgaattttcTCGTGAACTTCACTTGTAGCTTGGAGTTCCACTTTGGTTTCCACCTCCAAGGATGCTACCTTGAGTATTTGGTAACCTCCAAAGAAATCTTCCACCAAGAATGTAACACCAAACCAAAGAAGCCAATAagcaaaaacaagaaaagcttaaATGAAAGAAGAGCTAAACTCAAGTGGAATATAGATGAAACATACTCAAAGATTTAACAAAGaaagacaaactagaaataaggcaaagaaacaagttaagcactcaaatgaattacctaaagaatggcactagaatggattaaaaacaactaaaaaCAAGCTAGAAATCTCCacagaatttgaattttcagcCACTGCCAATCTAAAAACGTGAAATTCAGCCTCTACTTTAgcgatttatcatttttttcatttctcaacatttttcaatgatttttgttttcttttttttcgtctatgttttagctaaaagaggcaaaaatcAGATATGGATTTGCAATAGCCAATTGTTTGTGATAAAACAAATACAGAAAGTGTGCAGACAGACAGAAACTGGTACAGTAGTAAAATGCAACAGAAaaaatgctctcaaactcaagtgatggtagtgattctagtgtacttcttttgccactttcttttgatcttttcttttgattatttttggcacttgcttgtacTATTTTTGTGctctgtttctttctttttgtatagctcttacagcagctagtttccaccacaaatcaaaatcactaccacactatgcttgatcatttgcattaaaggaaacttaaaggaatcaaaagaagattatgaaacccaaggaaacacaatggaaattaacTCTAAAGAACTTGCCAAGAACTAATTAACAAGTATGAACTCAAATgcgaaaattaaaaacacactAGAAACGAAAATGAAACTTAGGTGATTAAGCAAGCACACGAAAAATTctcattggacattaagataacaaaggttatctagatgtgaaggttcatttccaaggctccaaGGGAGAAGAGAATGTGTATTTATGAATCAAAAATAGTAGCAAAATAGTAGCAAAAACAGGCTGGAAACACACAAAATAGAAAGCTAAACAAAGGAATTTAAGACATAATTGAACTACACAttactctagacaaaacatatggatgataaaattaaaatgactcaaatagatgaaatagaaaatgaacaaGACTCAAACGAAAATGTaaaaggcacacaaattcaCCATGGTTGAGCTCTTAGGCACAATGGCCGGATGATTCCAAAGGAACAATGATAAGAACCATATAACCAATAAggtgagaagaagaaaaacaacaagaCAATCAAAGGAATTAATGAACAACACGGAAATTGAAAGAATAACCACAAAGAAGATGAACTTATCTCTTGACGTCAAGCTTGATCAAccaaggctctagataccacatgatgagtccatcttcaagagtaaggaagccaaggagaagccatACGGAATAGATGaggcttccatggagaaggatgagGGTGCGGAAGCTAGAAGGTGAGAGgagaaatgatgtggcaatggtgtttggagaagctctcaagtgaggttgggccaacactcaaggaagggggctagaggaaaccaagaaggagaacttTAGCCTAAGttaattcacaaaaagagaggagtctggagtcatctcaacaaagtttctctactatattcatgaatgaaaatacaaagttcctaagctctctatttatagtagaaaaggaGAGCCAAGTCATCTAGAaaaatggagggaaaaaggatctagaatgtggtatttggagccaaaaagagagcatgaggcaagtgtgacttgccacctaagcaagtcacaaggAACTTGCTTCTAGGCGCATAAGAGAAGCTTGGTGACCAACCTTGGAGCAAGAAGGATCTAGATCCTCTCTCAAATGCGCTCTCCCTTTTGTTGGGCCAATTTCAAGCCCAACTCTTCTTTGGTCCAATTATCTTCAAAGCCCAAAAACCctccaaggcccaatacatggcccaaactacaaagcccaaaatacaaggcccaaaataaaccttattctaatattttcaaacaaagagtcctaggctaggtcttcacatcttccttaaaccatgtaaagttcatcttgggccttgtgTGTTCATtggaggcccattcctcttgtatcctcCTAGCCATTGCTCTTGTTGTGGGTCCCTGGGTTAGAGGCATCTCGTCACTCATGAAATTACGTCTATCTCATAACATAATCATGATCTCACATCAAATCCACATGTTACCTCAAACATTACAACCTCATGCCAAAGCACTACCAACCAATCAACTCATAGTTCGTTTCATGTCAAGCATAACACATAATTGTCTCATTCCACAACACTTAAATATACATGACATCATACTTCATGCTTTAAAAGGTAAATCAGTCAACCACAGAACAAATTCAGCAATTACAGTCTTCCCTGCGtgagtctcgctcaagctagaggtcctcgctcaagcgaaaggGACTCTCTCACTCAAGCGAgcccatctcgcctaggcgagagctcgaacaATGAAACTATGAGGATTctgcgagttctcgcttaagctagacttcCTCGCATGAGCGAGATTACTCTCGCTCAAAACTGGAGCTCGTCACTTGAGCGATATAACTCGAGCAGAACCTTGGGTAAGCTTTCTACTATTTTCTCTTAGGCGAAGGCTGCTCGCTTGGTTGAAAACAACAGAGTTCTTCCGTACTCATGCATACACATCAGAAATCAAGCAAATACACAAGCAACATATATTTTCATGTTAACACCAACATCATACATGCACTTAGAACTCAAAACAGGCCCAAAACAGCAAAATAACGTAAAACATGCAAGACCCTAACTTCCTTTA encodes the following:
- the LOC114170265 gene encoding uncharacterized protein LOC114170265, with the translated sequence MYWWTSIVQERLRSNGPSIEYWNDLKSALRRRHIPSYYNRELMNKLQRLQQRNMYVEEYRQKMELLMMRARIIEEESITISRFLSGLNLDIRDRVELLPYQDLNDLVQICIKVEHQNLRKSFSKRNQAQTNSYVKKDFKKEEKKEEPPRNPGKGTLTCTATSLELKNLPPKIENLLKEFENIFLKEGPVGLPPFRRIEHQIDLVPGASLPNRPTYRTNPQETKEIESQVQELLEKGWVQKSLSPCVVPVLLVPKKDGKWRMCCDCRAINNITIKYRHPIPRLDDMLDELHGSLMFSKIDLKSGYHQIRIKEGDEWKTAFKTKFRLYEWLVMPFGLTNAPSTFMRLMNHVLRECIGTVIFLGFVVNKNGVHVDPTKIKAIQEWLTPKNGQHKLNKRHVKWMEFLEQFSYVIKYKKGKNNVVVDALYRRHTLFSKLGAQILGFDHIPEMYNQDSEFSSTYAEFMKRHQGGFYVNERYLFKEGKICISQGSQRKLLVQETHERGLMGHFGVEKT